In a single window of the Raphanus sativus cultivar WK10039 chromosome 9, ASM80110v3, whole genome shotgun sequence genome:
- the LOC108827585 gene encoding metacaspase-4, with translation MAKKAVLIGINYPGTKAELRGCVNDVRRMYKCLVERYGFSEENITVLIDTDDSYTKPTGKNIRKALSDLVGSADSGDVLVVHYSGHGTRLPAETGEDDDTGYDECIVPCDMNLITDDDFRDLVDRVPQGCRMTIISDSCHSGGLIDEAKEQIGESHKKDDEEEEEEESSSRFGFRKFLRSKVESAIRGNKKEGDEADEVETKEIELEDGEMILAKDKSLPLQTLIDILKQQTGNDDIEVGKIRPSLFDAFGDDSSPKVKKFMKVILGKLKAGEGEGGLMGMLGKLASGFLEGKLNDDDYVKPAMQTEVGRKEEVYAGGSRGSVPLPDSGILISGCQTDQTSADATPPGKPSEAYGAMSNSIQKILEETDGEISNREMVTRARKALKKQGFTQQPGLYCHDGYANAPFIC, from the exons ATGGCGAAAAAGGCGGTGCTGATCGGGATCAACTACCCAGGAACCAAGGCGGAGCTACGCGGCTGCGTCAACGACGTTCGTCGTATGTACAAATGTCTCGTCGAACGGTACGGATTCTCCGAAGAGAACATCACGGTGCTGATCGACACCGATGACTCCTATACCAAACCCACGGGAAAGAACATCCGTAAGGCGCTCTCGGATCTCGTCGGATCGGCTGATTCTGGGGATGTTCTCGTCGTTCATTACAGTGGACACGGTACGAGGTTGCCGGCTGAGACAGGGGAGGATGATGACACTGGTTATGATGAATGTATTGTTCCTTGCGACATGAATCTGATTACTG ATGATGACTTCAGAGATCTAGTGGACAGAGTTCCACAAGGTTGTAGGATGACAATCATCTCAGACTCGTGTCACAGTGGTGGCTTGATCGATGAAGCCAAGGAGCAGATTGGTGAGAGCCATAAGAAAGACgatgaggaggaagaggaagaagagtcTTCTTCCAGGTTCGGGTTCAGGAAGTTCTtgcgcagcaaggtggaaagcGCGATTAGAGGGAACAAGAAGGAGGGAGATGAGGCGGATGAGGTCGAGACCAAAGAGATAGAGTTGGAAGACGGAGAAATGATCCTCGCCAAAGACAAGTCTCTGCCTCTGCAGACACTTATCGACATCCTCAAGCAGCAGACAGGGAACGATGATATCGAAGTTGGGAAAATCAGGCCGAGTCTCTTCGATGCCTTTGGTGATGACTCGAGCCCTAAAGTGAAGAAGTTCATGAAAGTGATATTAGGTAAGCTCAAAGcaggagaaggagaaggtggGCTGATGGGGATGCTTGGGAAGCTAGCTTCAGGGTTTCTCGAAGGGAAACTAAACGATGATGACTATGTGAAACCCGCGATGCAGACGGAAGTTGGGAGGAAAGAAGAGGTTTACGCTGGTGGGTCTAGAGGTTCGGTTCCGCTTCCAGACAGTGGGATATTGATCAGTGGTTGTCAGACTGATCAGACCTCTGCTGATGCGACGCCACCGGGGAAACCGAGCGAAGCTTATGGAGCGATGAGTAACTCGATACAGAAGATATTGGAGGAGACGGACGGGGAGATATCGAACAGGGAGATGGTGACGAGGGCAAGGAAGGCGTTGAAGAAGCAAGGTTTTACTCAGCAGCCAGGTTTGTATTGCCATGATGGTTATGCAAATGCTCCTTTTATCTGTTGA
- the LOC108827582 gene encoding protein FORGETTER 1 — translation MSQPPVQPPPPLPAPPHPSGGGVPRGDVQVRCAGCRVILRVKTGVVEFSCPTCQLPQMLPPELLSRARQQQQQPPPIQPLPPPPQQLKPMNLQQQQQQQQQQPRPPVPAHGIDPTKMQLPCANCQAILNVPHGLTRFSCPQCHVELAVDVSKLNRSLTAPQSAPAPPSVPPPEEVNEEAIEVEREEDEGGTAGETFMDYRPPKLSIGPPHPDPIVETSSLSAVQPPEPTYDLRIKEELEESKALSCLQIETLVYACQRHLQHLADGTRAGFFVGDGAGVGKGRTIAGLIWENWKHGRRKALWISVGSDLKYDARRDLDDVGATCVGVNPLNKLPYSKLDSKNVGVKDGVVFLTYNSLIASSEKGRSRLQQLVQWCGPDFDGLLIFDECHKAKNLVPEAGSQPTRIGQAVVDIQDKIPQARVLYCSATGASEPRNMGYMVRLGLWGAGTSFSDFSKFLGALDKGGVGALELVAMDMKARGMYVCRTLSYKGAEFEIVEAPLEAGMEAMYNKSAEFWAELRIEMLSANAFLPSEKPNSSQLWRLYWSSHQRFFRHLCMSAKVPVTVRLAKKALSANKCVVIGLQSTGEARTEEAVTKYGVELDDFVSGPRELLLKFVEENYPLPEQPEPLSEDDSVKELHRKRHSASPGVSVRGRVRKMAKWKPDSDDESYLESEAESADDSNDSDDEFQICQICSGEDERKKLLHCSECDKLFHPDCVVPPVTDIPSEAWICYSCKEKTEEYIQARRIYIAELQKRYEAALERKLKILEIIRSLNLPNNPLDDIVDQLGGPDKVAEITGRRGMLVRASNGKGVTYQARNTKDITMEMVNMHEKQLFMDGKKFVAIISEAGSAGVSLQADRRAANQRRRVHLTLELPWSADRAIQQFGRTHRSNQTSAPEYRLLFTNLGGERRFASIVAKRLETLGALTQGDRRAGPSLSAYNYDSNFGKKSLMVMYRGIMEQEKLPVVPPGCSTDEPETIKEFLTKARAALIAVGIVRDSVLANGKDTGKLSGRIIDSDMHDVGRFLNRLLGLPPDIQNRLFELFTSILDVLVHNARIEGTFDSGIVDMKANSVELLTTPKTVHVDQMSGASTMLFTFTLDRGITWESASSMLEGKRRDGLGSASDGFYESKREWLGRRHFILAFESTASGLFKTVRPAVGESIREMSLSELKTKYRKLSSLEKARTGWEDEYEVSSKQCMHGPKCKLGEYCTVGRRIQEVNVVGGLILPIWGTIEKALSKQARQSHKRIRVIRIETTTDNQRIVGLSIPNAAVETVLQDLAWVQEIDD, via the exons atgtCGCAACCGCCGGTCCAACCTCCTCCGCCGCTTCCCGCTCCGCCGCACCCCAGCGGCGGAGGCGTTCCGAGAGGCGACGTTCAGGTCAGATGCGCGGGATGCCGCGTGATTCTGAGGGTGAAGACCGGCGTCGTGGAGTTCTCGTGTCCCACTTGCCAGCTCCCCCAAATGTTGCCGCCGGAGCTTCTTTCTAGGGCACggcaacagcagcagcagcctccGCCGATTCAGCCGCTTCCTCCTCCGCCGCAGCAGCTGAAACCTATGAAtttgcagcagcagcagcagcagcagcagcagcagcccaGGCCTCCGGTTCCGGCGCACGGGATCGATCCGACGAAGATGCAATTGCCCTGCGCTAACTGCCAGGCGATTCTGAATGTTCCGCATGGGCTCACGAGGTTCTCTTGTCCTCAGTGCCACGTGGAGCTCGCGGTTGATGTCTCTAAGCTTAATCGATCTCTAACTGCTCCTCAATCTGCTCCTGCTCCTCCCTCGGTTCCTCCTCCCGAAGAAGTCAACGAG GAAGCTATTGAAGTTGAGAGGGAAGAGGATGAAGGTGGAACTGCGGGAGAAACGTTTATGGATTAT CGTCCACCAAAGCTTTCAATTGGACCTCCTCATCCTGATCCGATTGTGGAAACATCATCTCTGTCTGCAGTGCAGCCTCCAGAGCCCACTTATGATCTGAGAATCAAGGAAGAGCTCGAAGAGTCAAAGGCGTTGTCGTGCTTGCAGATTGAGACATTAGTTTACGCTTGTCAG aGGCATCTTCAGCACCTTGCTGATGGTACCAGAGCGGGATTTTTTGTTGGAGATGGGGCTGGTGTGGGGAAAGGGCGGACAATTGCTGGGTTGATTTGGGAGAATTGGAAACATGGAAGGAGAAAAGCTTT GTGGATTTCTGTTGGCTCAGACTTGAAGTACGATGCAAGAAGGGACTTGGATGATGTGGGTGCCACATGCGTTGGAG TGAATCCTTTGAACAAGCTGCCCTATTCTAAGCTTGACTCAAAGAATGTTGGTGTTAAAGACGGAGTGGTATTCTTGACATACAATAGTCTCATTGCTTCCTCTGAGAAGGGGCGTTCTCGTTTGCAGCAACTTGTTCAGTGGTGTGGACCAGATTTTGATGGGCTCTTGATCTTTGATGAG TGCCACAAAGCAAAAAATTTGGTACCTGAAGCTGGGAGTCAGCCTACACGCATCGGGCAGGCAGTTGTTGACATTCAG GATAAGATCCCCCAAGCACGTGTTCTTTATTGCTCTGCTACTGGTGCATCTGAACCACGAAACATGGGCTATATGGTCAGGCTTGGTCTTTGGGGAGCTGGAACAAGTTTCAGTGATTTTAGTAAATTTCTAG GTGCGCTTGATAAAGGTGGAGTAGGAGCTTTGGAATTGGTTGCCATGGACATGAAAGCGAG GGGGATGTATGTATGCCGTACCCTGAGCTACAAAGGGGCTGAGTTTGAGATTGTTGAAGCTCCTTTAGAAGCAGGAATGGAG GCAATGTACAATAAGTCTGCAGAATTTTGGGCAGAACTACGGATAGAGATGTTATCAGCAAATGCTTTTCTCCCTAGCGAGAAACCAAATTCTAGTCAATTGTGGAGACTATACTGGTCAAGCCATCAG CGTTTCTTTAGACACTTGTGTATGTCAGCTAAAGTTCCTGTAACTGTAAGGTTAGCTAAGAAAGCCTTATCAGCAAACAAGTGTGTGGTTATTGGCCTTCAGAGTACTGGAGAGGCTCGAACTGAAGAGGCTGTAACTAAATAT GGTGTTGAGCTTGATGATTTTGTCTCTGGACCTCGAGAGCTCCTGTTGAAATTCGTGGAAGAGAATTATCCCCTGCCAGAGCAGCCCGAACCTCTCTCAG AGGATGATAGTGTTAAAGAACTTCATAGGAAGAGGCATTCGGCTTCACCTGGTGTCTCAGTTAGGGGGAGAGTAAGAAAGATGGCAAAGTGGAAACCAGATAGCGATGATGAAAGTTATTTGGAGTCTGAAG CTGAGTCTGCTGATGATTCTAATGATTCTGATGATGAGTTCCAGATATGTCAGATATGCAGTGGGGAAGAT GAAAGGAAGAAGTTACTCCATTGTTCAGAATGTGACAAGCTTTTTCATCCAGATTGTGTAGTTCCTCCAGTTACAGACATACCATCTGAAGCATGGATATGCTATTCTtgcaaagaaaaaacagaggagtACATTCAAGCAAGGCGTATCTACATTGCGGAATTGCAGAAAAG GTATGAAGCTGCCTTGGAACGAAAACTAAAGATTTTAGAGATTATCCGGTCTCTAAATCTTCCAAACAATCCCTTAGATGATATCGTCGATCAG CTTGGGGGCCCTGACAAAGTCGCAGAAATAACAGGCAGACGAGGTATGCTTGTAAGAGCGTCTAATGGGAAAGGTGTTACATATCAAGCAAGAAACAC AAAGGATATAACAATGGAAATGGTCAACATGCACGAGAAACAACTATTTATGGATGGTAAAAAGTTTGTTGCCATTATTTCTGAAGCGGGTTCAGCTGGTGTTTCGTTGCAAGCAGATAGAAGGGCAGCAAATCAG AGAAGAAGGGTTCATTTGACGTTAGAGCTTCCTTGGAGTGCTGATCGTGCAATTCAGCAATTTGGAAGAACTCACCGGTCAAATCAGACATCTGCACCTGAATACAG GCTACTTTTTACAAATCTTGGTGGGGAACGCCGCTTTGCCTCTATTGTTGCAAAGAGACTAGAAACTCTTGGTGCTTTAACACAGGGAGATC GCAGGGCGGGGCCTTCTTTGAGTGCCTACAATTATGATAGTAACTTTGGTAAAAAATCCTTGATGGTGATGTATAGAGGGATAATGGAGCAG GAGAAATTACCCGTTGTTCCACCTGGGTGCTCGACCGATGAACCAGAAACAATTAAAGAGTTTTTAACCAAGGCAAGGGCTGCGCTTATTGCGGTAGGAATAGTTAGGGACAGTGTGTTGG CTAATGGGAAAGACACTGGAAAGTTATCAGGACGTATTATTGATTCTGACATGCATGATGTTGGACGATTTTTGAATCGCCTCTTGGGATTGCCACCTGATATTCAGAATAG GCTGTTTGAATTGTTTACGAGTATATTAGATGTGCTTGTACATAATGCTCGAATTGAAGGAACTTTTGATTCGGGAATCGTGGATATGAAAGCTAATAGCGTTGAACTGCTGACCACTCCAAAG acCGTCCATGTCGATCAAATGTCTGGTGCATCAACTATGCTCTTTACTTTCACCCTAGATCGTGGTATTACATGGGAG TCTGCAAGTTCAATGCTAGAGGGGAAGAGAAGGGATGGGCTTGGCTCGGCTAGTGATGGCTTTTATGAATCTAAGAGGGAATGGTTAGGAAGACGGCACTTCATATTAGCATTTGAGAG TACGGCCTCAGGTTTGTTTAAGACCGTCCGTCCTGCGGTAGGAGAGTCGATCAG AGAGATGTCTCTTTCAGAGTTGAAAACTAAGTACCGAAAACTCTCATCTCTGGAGAAGGCTCGTACCGGTTGGGAAGACGAGTACGAAGTTTCTTCTAAACAG TGTATGCACGGACCGAAGTGTAAGCTGGGAGAGTACTGCACAGTAGGAAGAAGAATACAGGAAGTAAATGTTGTGGGTGGCCTTATTCTTCCCATCTGGGGAACCATTGAGAAAGCTCTTTCCAAACAA GCCCGTCAAAGCCACAAGAGGATTAGAGTTATACGCATAGAGACTACGACGGATAATCAGCGAATAGTGGGCCTCTCTATCCCTAATGCAGCTGTAGAAACTGTCTTACAAG ATTTAGCATGGGTTCAAGAGATCGATGATTGA
- the LOC108828259 gene encoding E3 ubiquitin-protein ligase RGLG4 produces the protein MSTGMGNFFRKLGSGKSKSSRSFKGERTTSSSSISNEPSPSDAPVSVSDKINAAKKKYALIPDRFSSLDQVSKALREAGLESSNLILGIDFTKSNEWTGKTSFDGKCLHALGETPNPYEKAIFVIGQTLAPFDEDNLIPCFGFGDSTTHDEEVFGFHSDNSPCHGFEEVLACYRRIAPNLRLSGPTSYGPLIDAAVDIVEKNNGQFHVLVIVADGQVTRGLDMPEGELSQQEKTTIDAIVNASSYALSIILIGVGDGPWEDMRKFDDKIPKREFDNFQFVNFTEIMKRDTPESAKETAFALAALMEIPFQYQAAIELGLLGKTTGLAKKINPRPPPIPYTPPARTGQPSSDSDEQTQNCPICLTNRKDVAFGCGHMTCGDCGSRISNCPICRVLITSRLRLYT, from the exons ATGTCTACCGGTATGGGGAACTTCTTTCGGAAGTTGGGAAGTGGTAAAAGCAAGAGCAGTAGAAGTTTTAAGGGAGAGAGGACGACGTCGTCGTCGTCAATATCTAATGAACCATCACCCTCTGATGCTCCAGTCTCTGTTTCCGACAAGATCAACGCTGCCAAGAAGAAGTACGCACTCATCCCTGACCGCTTCTCTTCCCTGGACCag gtatCAAAAGCTCTAAGAGAAGCTGGTCTTGAATCATCTAATCTCATTCTCGGAATTGATTTCACAAAGAGCAACGAATGGACTG GAAAAACATCTTTCGATGGAAAATGTCTGCATGCGCTCGGAGAAACTCCAAATCCATATGAAAAGGCAATATTTGTAATAGGCCAAACGTTAGCTCCTTTCGATGAAGACAACCTCATCCCTTGTTTCGGCTTTGGTGATT CAACGACACATGACGAGGAAGTGTTCGGTTTCCACAGCGATAACTCTCCATGTCATGGCTTTGAAGAGGTCCTAGCATGTTACAGAAGAATCGCACCTAACTTGCGTTTATCAG GGCCAACGTCGTATGGACCACTCATCGATGCTGCGGTTGACATTGTTGAAAAGAACAACGGACAGTTTCATGTTTTGGTCATTGTCGCTGATGGGCAG GTAACTAGAGGTTTGGATATGCCCGAGGGAGAACTCAGTCAACAAGAGAAAACAACTATAGACGCCATTGTAAACGCAAG CTCATATGCATTGTCGATTATTTTAATCGGCGTTGGAGACGGTCCATGGGAAGACATGAGGAAGTTTGATGACAAGATCCCTAAGCGTGAGTTCGACAACTTTCAG TTTGTGAACTTTACTGAGATAATGAAGAGAGATACACCAGAGTCTGCTAAAGAAACTGCATTTGCTCTTGCTGCTCTGATGGAGATTCCTTTCCAGTATCAAGCAGCAATCGAACTCGGCTTACTCGG gaaaacGACGGGCTTAGCCAAGAAAATAAACCCGAGGCCACCACCTATTCCTTACACGCCTCCAGCTCGCACTGGACAACCATCATCTGACTCAGACGAACAAACACAG AACTGCCCTATTTGTCTGACTAACCGTAAAGACGTGGCTTTTGGCTGTGGTCACATG ACTTGTGGAGATTGCGGATCCAGAATATCAAACTGCCCCATCTGCAGAGTACTGATCACAAGCCGGTTAAGACTTTACACGTAA
- the LOC108824468 gene encoding uncharacterized protein LOC108824468, producing MSFLYEKSDTWRWLVRKTRDSRSFFFTFATVCGVIPGIIGYGVMQATNSTNPELEARLRQSARPETVMMGKVNQERLAEYLGELKQKQDTNDRYVAALRGETLTRKPYQRIQPVPKPNDTVTTKPQ from the exons ATGTCGTTTTTGTATGAGAAGAGCGATACATGGAGATGGCTAGTGAGGAAGACGAGAGATTCGagatccttcttcttcacgtTCGCTACCGTATGCGGTGTCATTCCAGGGATAATCGGCTATGGAGTTATGCAGGCCACCAATTCCACTAATCCGGAGCTGGAGGCCCGGCTCCGACAATCCGCCCGACCCGAAACCGTC ATGATGGGTAAAGTAAACCAAGAGAGGCTAGCTGAGTACCTCGGGGAGTTGAAACAGAAGCAGGATACCAACGACAGATACGTGGCTGCTCTAAGGGGAGAGACTCTTACCAGGAAGCCTTACCAAAGAATTCAACCAGTGCCAAAGCCAAATGACACGGTCACAACCAAACCTCAGTAA